The genomic window ACCTCGTTGATAACAAACTGCATTTTGTCCTGTTTTTTATGGATGATTTGACGCGCCCACACCAAGTGGTTCAAACCAGCAATCTGAATAAAAAAATCATCATTGTCAGCGTCCAACAACTCCTTCGCACCGCGTTCCATATTGACCGGCACATTACACAGTCCTATAGTTTTAGTCGTGCTGTTACGCAAAATGGCCTCTGTCACCATACCCGATGGATTGGTGAAGTTAAGAAGCCATGCGTTCGGGCAGAGCTCTTCCATCTCGTAGGCAATTTCTAGCGCTACAGGAATAGTGCGACAAGCATTGGCATAACCAACAATGCCGTTGGTTTCCTGGGCTATCATGCCATGCTCGGCTGCAATGCGTTCGTCTCGGATGCGGCTTTCTAGACAGCCAGCTCTAAACTGCGAGCAGACAAAATCCGCATCTTTCAACGCATCCGCGCGATTGGTGGTCAAGTGGATCTGCATCTTACTTCCGACTTTGTCAGCCATACGCTTGGTCAGACCGTAGATAATTTCCGCTTTCCACCAGCTATCTTCAATATCAACTAGCCACAACTCGCCGATTGGCATCGTTTTAACGCGTTTTAGCAGACCTTCTACTAATTCAGGTGTGTAACTCGAACCAGCACCGATTACGGCAACTTTCAATAACTTTTTCATGTTTGATTACCATTTAGTGATTAGATGCATTAGTTTTTCACATTCAAATTGGGTTAACAAATCATAAAAAATACGCTATAAATTAACTGAGTTAATCCATAACGGTATCGTAATATGCTCCGTACCAGTGCCAACCACAATAATATTTACCTATTCCTCGCTACAGCAGAAACCCTGAGTTTTACCGAA from Vibrio artabrorum includes these protein-coding regions:
- a CDS encoding 6-phospho-beta-glucosidase, whose translation is MKKLLKVAVIGAGSSYTPELVEGLLKRVKTMPIGELWLVDIEDSWWKAEIIYGLTKRMADKVGSKMQIHLTTNRADALKDADFVCSQFRAGCLESRIRDERIAAEHGMIAQETNGIVGYANACRTIPVALEIAYEMEELCPNAWLLNFTNPSGMVTEAILRNSTTKTIGLCNVPVNMERGAKELLDADNDDFFIQIAGLNHLVWARQIIHKKQDKMQFVINEVLAGNDKMRPQNIAQFTWSEALLKNMNMLPCSYLRYYYASEDILEKEIAKNSEAVNRADVVKAIEERLFNVYKDENLNEKPKELELRGGQYYSESACKIMNAIHNNTGEIMHVNTVNNGAIDGLPDDCAVEVSAIIRSSGAHPLSVSAFPEDTLRLLQTMKTFERLTIESAMKGDVETGLRALTINPIVGTGVKLERALKDMLIQNAHQLPQFKPESFEILQG